A part of Saccharomonospora amisosensis genomic DNA contains:
- the guaA gene encoding glutamine-hydrolyzing GMP synthase, producing the protein MAEGPVLVLDYGAQYAQLIARRVREAQVYSEVVPHTTAVADLLEREPAAIILSGGPSSVYAEDAPKVDAALFEAGVPVFGICYGFQAMAQALGGTVEHTGTREFGRTELGVNGGVLHEELPARHPVWMSHGDCVTKAPEGFQVTAGSQGAPVAGFEDLGRKLAGVQYHPEVAHSPHGQEVLRRFLHEVAGIRPQWTTASIVDDQVARIRAQVGDGHAICGLSGGVDSAVAAALVQRAIGERLTCVFVDHGLLRAGERAQVERDFVAATGVKLVTVDARQRFLEALAGVVDPEQKRKIIGREFIRVFERAARDLKAKGDVEFLVQGTLYPDVVESGGGTGASNIKSHHNVGGLPDDLRFTLVEPLRSLFKDEVRRVGLELGLPETIVHRQPFPGPGLGIRVIGEVTADRLETLRAADAIAREELTAAGLDSEIWQCPVVLLADVRSVGVQGDGRTYGHPVVLRPVSSEDAMTADWTRLPYDVLERISTRITNEVAEVNRVVLDVTSKPPGTIEWE; encoded by the coding sequence GTGGCAGAAGGTCCCGTACTCGTGCTGGACTACGGCGCGCAGTACGCGCAGCTGATCGCGCGCCGGGTTCGCGAGGCACAGGTGTACTCCGAGGTCGTGCCGCACACCACGGCTGTAGCGGACCTGCTGGAGCGAGAGCCCGCGGCGATCATACTTTCCGGCGGCCCTTCCAGCGTTTACGCCGAGGATGCCCCCAAGGTGGACGCGGCGCTGTTCGAGGCGGGGGTTCCCGTCTTCGGGATCTGTTACGGGTTCCAGGCGATGGCCCAGGCACTCGGCGGCACGGTGGAGCACACCGGGACGAGGGAGTTCGGCCGTACCGAACTCGGCGTGAACGGGGGCGTGCTGCACGAGGAGTTGCCCGCGCGGCACCCGGTGTGGATGAGCCACGGGGACTGCGTAACCAAGGCCCCGGAAGGCTTCCAGGTCACCGCGGGCAGTCAGGGCGCACCCGTTGCGGGGTTCGAGGATCTCGGCCGCAAGCTGGCCGGTGTGCAGTACCACCCAGAGGTGGCGCACTCGCCGCACGGCCAGGAGGTGCTGCGTCGCTTCCTGCACGAGGTGGCTGGCATCCGCCCGCAGTGGACCACGGCTTCCATCGTCGACGACCAGGTTGCGCGCATCCGCGCCCAGGTGGGTGATGGACACGCGATCTGCGGGCTTTCCGGCGGCGTCGACTCGGCCGTCGCGGCCGCGCTTGTCCAGCGCGCGATCGGCGAGCGCCTCACCTGCGTGTTCGTGGATCACGGCCTGCTGCGCGCGGGCGAGCGCGCACAGGTGGAGCGCGACTTCGTGGCGGCGACCGGCGTGAAACTCGTGACCGTCGACGCCAGGCAACGCTTTCTCGAAGCGCTCGCAGGTGTTGTGGACCCCGAGCAGAAGCGCAAGATCATCGGTAGGGAGTTCATCCGCGTTTTCGAGCGAGCGGCGCGTGACCTCAAGGCCAAGGGCGACGTCGAGTTCCTGGTGCAGGGCACCCTCTACCCGGATGTCGTCGAGTCAGGTGGCGGCACGGGCGCTTCCAACATCAAGAGCCACCACAACGTCGGCGGGCTGCCGGACGACCTGCGGTTCACGCTCGTAGAGCCGTTGCGGTCGTTGTTCAAGGACGAGGTAAGGCGGGTCGGCCTGGAACTTGGCCTGCCGGAGACGATCGTGCACAGGCAGCCCTTCCCCGGCCCTGGACTGGGTATCCGGGTGATCGGCGAGGTCACCGCCGATCGGCTGGAGACGCTGCGAGCAGCGGACGCGATCGCGCGTGAGGAACTCACCGCGGCCGGGCTCGACAGCGAGATCTGGCAGTGTCCTGTCGTGCTGCTCGCCGACGTGCGCAGTGTCGGCGTGCAGGGTGACGGCCGTACCTACGGGCATCCGGTGGTGTTGCGTCCGGTCTCCAGCGAGGACGCGATGACGGCCGACTGGACGCGGCTGCCCTACGACGTGCTCGAGCGCATCTCGACCAGGATCACCAACGAGGTGGCCGAAGTGAACCGGGTGGTGCTCGATGTGACGAGCAAGCCACCCGGCACCATCGAGTGGGAGTGA
- a CDS encoding aldehyde dehydrogenase family protein codes for MDTITPRPRAVWVAGRAEQGSRTVTVTHPYDGTEVATVAVPDEQQVEHAVMAAASIASEVRSSSARHRATTLERLARGLSTRGDELAEMITAESGKPLRWAEAEVREATATLRSAARLACETRRQESDTAGEGPVTLTRRVPRGPALGEVPFHAPLGMAARAVAASLAAAAPVVLVPTQRAPLSALALGELLANADLPDEAFSVLPVEDTATLDTDTRLVPVPDTGCGQAAAVVLADWPDLDQAAARLAAAGTGQAGQSCVAVRRVVVQRAIAADFVPKLAEAVREQRIGDPYDSSVSVGPMADEAAAERVVGWVDEAVSEGAKLLTGGTRTGSTVEPTLLTDVAEQARVLRPTAFGPVLVITVAESTEEAFAAAKGPRTGVFTRDVQLALHASADLDAGEVTIGDVPTYRPDSVGGAIQTLTEERITVLPAPTPPR; via the coding sequence ATGGACACCATCACGCCGCGGCCAAGGGCTGTGTGGGTAGCAGGTCGCGCGGAGCAGGGCAGCCGCACGGTGACCGTCACCCACCCCTACGACGGTACCGAGGTGGCCACCGTCGCCGTCCCCGACGAGCAGCAGGTCGAGCACGCTGTGATGGCGGCGGCGAGCATCGCCTCGGAGGTGCGCAGCAGCTCGGCCAGGCACAGGGCCACCACGCTCGAACGGCTGGCCCGCGGGTTGTCCACCCGAGGCGACGAACTGGCGGAAATGATCACTGCGGAGAGCGGCAAGCCGCTGCGCTGGGCCGAGGCCGAGGTAAGGGAGGCGACCGCCACGCTGCGGTCCGCGGCACGGTTAGCCTGCGAAACGCGGCGGCAGGAGTCCGACACCGCGGGCGAGGGACCTGTAACGCTGACTCGGCGCGTGCCGAGGGGACCGGCACTGGGAGAGGTACCCTTCCACGCGCCTCTCGGCATGGCCGCCCGCGCGGTCGCCGCTTCGCTGGCCGCAGCCGCACCCGTGGTGCTCGTACCCACGCAGCGGGCTCCACTTTCGGCACTGGCATTGGGTGAGTTGCTGGCCAACGCGGACCTGCCGGACGAGGCGTTCTCCGTGCTGCCGGTCGAGGACACCGCCACGCTGGACACCGACACCCGGCTGGTACCGGTGCCGGACACCGGCTGTGGCCAGGCGGCAGCCGTCGTACTGGCGGACTGGCCCGATCTCGACCAAGCGGCCGCCCGCCTCGCCGCGGCGGGAACCGGACAGGCAGGGCAGTCGTGTGTGGCGGTGCGGCGTGTGGTGGTGCAGCGGGCGATCGCTGCTGACTTCGTGCCGAAACTGGCGGAGGCGGTGCGCGAGCAGCGCATCGGTGACCCTTACGACAGCAGCGTGTCCGTTGGACCGATGGCCGACGAAGCCGCCGCCGAACGCGTCGTCGGCTGGGTGGACGAGGCCGTTTCGGAGGGCGCGAAACTGCTCACCGGCGGTACGCGTACCGGCAGCACGGTGGAACCGACACTGCTCACCGATGTCGCCGAGCAGGCCCGGGTGTTGCGGCCCACGGCGTTCGGCCCGGTGCTGGTGATCACCGTCGCGGAATCGACCGAGGAGGCCTTCGCCGCGGCGAAAGGGCCGAGGACGGGAGTGTTCACCCGCGATGTCCAACTGGCGCTGCACGCCTCCGCCGACCTCGACGCGGGCGAGGTGACCATCGGTGACGTGCCGACCTACCGCCCGGATTCGGTGGGCGGCGCCATCCAGACCCTCACCGAGGAGCGCATCACCGTGCTGCCCGCCCCTACGCCTCCACGGTGA
- a CDS encoding GMC family oxidoreductase codes for MTSRNTIEPDYDVVVVGSGFGGSVAALRLTEKGYRVAVLEAGRRFSDDEFAKTSWELRSYLWAPALGCYGIQRIHLLKDVMVLAGAGVGGGSLVYANTLYRPLRPFYTDSQWSHITDWEAELAPHYDQASRMLGVVTNPTVTPVDRVMRKVAVDMGVADSYHPTPVGVYFGKPGEQIADPYFGGAGPARTGCTECGSCMTGCRVGAKNTLVKNYLYLAEHAGAKVVPLTTVTAVRPRGDGTFEVDVRKTGTTARRFRSTLTARHVVLAAGTWGTQRLLHHMRDTGALPRLSDRLGELTRTNSEAIVGAARTSVDPDNDYSRGVAITSSIHPDETTHIEPVRYGKGSNAMSLLQTIATDGASEVPRWRQALRFARRHPVRTLKLLNGYRWSERTVILLVMQSLDNSITTYTKRGLFGRRRYTSRQGHGAPNPTFIPAGHEANLRTAEHIGGTAGGTWGEIFNIPLTAHFIGGAPIGTSTENGVIDPYHRVFNYPNLHVVDGAAITANLGVNPSLTITAQAERAFSLWPNKGEADLRPAQGKKYRRLEPVAPKNPAVPAHAPAALTVEA; via the coding sequence GTGACTTCGCGTAACACCATCGAGCCCGACTACGACGTAGTCGTGGTCGGTTCCGGCTTTGGAGGAAGCGTCGCGGCGCTGCGGCTCACCGAGAAGGGCTACCGCGTGGCGGTGCTGGAGGCCGGCCGCAGATTCTCCGACGACGAGTTTGCGAAGACCTCTTGGGAGCTGCGCAGTTACCTGTGGGCGCCTGCCCTCGGCTGTTACGGGATCCAGCGCATTCACCTGCTCAAGGACGTCATGGTTCTCGCTGGCGCTGGTGTGGGGGGCGGCTCGCTGGTCTACGCCAACACGCTCTACCGCCCGTTGAGGCCGTTCTACACCGACAGCCAGTGGTCTCACATCACAGACTGGGAGGCCGAACTCGCCCCGCACTACGACCAGGCGAGCCGAATGCTCGGCGTGGTCACCAACCCAACCGTGACCCCGGTCGACCGGGTGATGCGCAAGGTTGCGGTCGACATGGGTGTAGCCGACAGCTACCACCCCACACCGGTCGGCGTGTACTTCGGCAAGCCGGGCGAGCAGATCGCCGACCCCTACTTCGGTGGTGCAGGACCAGCCCGAACCGGCTGCACCGAATGCGGCTCGTGCATGACCGGTTGCCGTGTCGGCGCGAAGAACACCCTGGTGAAGAACTACCTCTACCTCGCGGAGCATGCGGGGGCGAAGGTCGTCCCACTCACCACCGTGACGGCTGTTCGACCACGCGGTGACGGCACATTCGAAGTGGACGTCCGCAAGACCGGGACCACGGCCCGAAGGTTCCGGAGCACGCTCACCGCCCGGCACGTCGTACTCGCGGCGGGCACCTGGGGCACCCAACGGCTGCTACACCACATGCGGGACACCGGTGCGTTGCCCCGGCTTTCGGACCGGCTCGGCGAGCTGACCAGGACCAACTCCGAAGCCATCGTCGGAGCGGCCCGCACCTCGGTGGACCCGGACAACGACTACAGCCGCGGGGTCGCCATCACTTCCTCGATCCACCCGGACGAGACGACACACATCGAGCCGGTGCGCTACGGCAAGGGCAGCAACGCCATGAGCCTGCTGCAAACCATCGCCACCGACGGAGCCTCCGAGGTGCCGAGGTGGCGGCAAGCACTGCGGTTCGCCCGCCGGCATCCGGTACGAACGCTGAAGCTGCTCAACGGCTACCGGTGGAGCGAGCGCACCGTGATCCTGCTGGTGATGCAAAGCCTCGACAACTCCATCACCACCTACACCAAGCGGGGTCTGTTCGGCCGCCGCCGCTACACCTCGAGGCAGGGCCACGGCGCGCCGAACCCGACGTTCATCCCGGCGGGCCACGAGGCCAACCTGCGCACAGCGGAGCACATCGGCGGTACGGCAGGTGGCACGTGGGGCGAGATCTTCAACATTCCGCTCACCGCGCATTTCATCGGTGGCGCCCCCATCGGCACCAGCACCGAAAACGGTGTCATCGACCCCTACCACCGGGTGTTCAACTACCCCAACCTGCATGTTGTCGACGGTGCTGCGATCACGGCGAACCTCGGGGTCAACCCTTCGCTGACCATCACGGCGCAGGCGGAACGCGCGTTCTCGCTGTGGCCCAACAAGGGTGAGGCCGACCTTCGGCCCGCACAGGGCAAGAAGTACCGCAGGCTCGAGCCGGTGGCGCCGAAGAACCCGGCCGTTCCCGCGCACGCCCCCGCGGCGCTCACCGTGGAGGCGTAG
- a CDS encoding GuaB3 family IMP dehydrogenase-related protein, protein MRDLVEIGMGRTARRSYDLDDIDIVPSRRTRSSKVVSTGWQIDAYRFELPLVTHPTDAVVSPETAVSIGNLGGLGVLNAEGLWARHADADAALGRIADAAKSGAEWSELVGLLQELHSAPIRTDLLAEAIRGVREAGVTVAARVSPQHAAELTPDLLAAGVEILVVQGTIVSAEHVARDGDPLNLKQFISDLDVPVIAGGVSDYRTAMHLMRTGAAGVIVGHGHSTGVTSTDRVLGIGVPMATAIIDAAAARRDYLDETGGRYVHVLADGGVNCSGDIAKAIACGADAVMLGAPLAASSEAPGRGLYWTAAAAHPSLPRSRVAQVPNQDVDLKTLLHGPASDAEGVVNLFGALRRALAKTGYSDLKEFQKVGLTVRA, encoded by the coding sequence GTGCGGGATCTGGTCGAGATCGGCATGGGGCGCACCGCGCGGCGGTCGTATGACCTCGATGACATCGACATCGTGCCGTCGCGGCGTACACGCTCGTCAAAGGTGGTGTCGACGGGTTGGCAAATCGACGCCTACCGCTTCGAGTTGCCGCTGGTGACCCACCCGACGGACGCGGTCGTCTCGCCTGAGACCGCGGTGTCGATCGGCAACCTCGGGGGTCTCGGTGTGCTCAACGCCGAGGGGCTTTGGGCGCGGCATGCCGATGCCGACGCGGCACTCGGTCGCATCGCCGACGCCGCGAAGTCCGGCGCCGAGTGGTCCGAACTCGTGGGGCTGCTGCAGGAGTTGCACTCGGCGCCCATCCGCACGGACCTGCTTGCCGAAGCGATCCGAGGCGTACGTGAAGCTGGTGTCACCGTGGCCGCGCGGGTCAGCCCGCAGCACGCGGCCGAGCTCACTCCCGACCTGTTGGCGGCAGGGGTCGAGATTCTCGTGGTGCAGGGGACCATCGTGTCCGCGGAGCACGTGGCCCGCGACGGTGATCCGCTGAATCTGAAGCAGTTCATCTCCGACCTCGACGTTCCCGTGATCGCGGGCGGCGTGAGCGACTACCGCACCGCGATGCATCTCATGCGGACCGGCGCCGCCGGGGTCATCGTTGGACACGGGCACAGCACCGGTGTGACGAGCACCGACCGGGTGCTCGGTATCGGTGTGCCGATGGCGACCGCGATCATCGATGCCGCCGCCGCGCGGCGTGACTACCTCGACGAGACGGGCGGGAGGTATGTGCACGTGCTCGCCGATGGTGGGGTGAACTGCAGCGGCGACATCGCGAAGGCGATCGCCTGTGGTGCGGATGCGGTGATGCTCGGTGCACCGCTGGCCGCCTCCAGCGAAGCGCCGGGCAGGGGTTTGTACTGGACGGCGGCCGCGGCCCACCCTTCGCTGCCCCGCTCGCGAGTGGCGCAGGTGCCCAACCAGGACGTGGACCTCAAGACCCTGCTGCACGGTCCGGCATCGGATGCCGAGGGTGTGGTGAATCTCTTCGGTGCGCTGCGCCGCGCGCTGGCCAAGACCGGCTACTCCGACCTGAAGGAATTTCAGAAAGTCGGCCTCACCGTGCGCGCCTGA
- the guaB gene encoding IMP dehydrogenase, which translates to MTSDITSADLLRSEEEATAQAGEKFAMVGLTFDDVLLLPAESDVIPSTVDTSTRLSRNVVLRVPLLSAAMDTVTEARMAIAMARQGGMGVLQRNMPIEEQAQAVEIVKRSEAGMVTDPVTCSPHDTLAEVDALCARFRISGVPVTDAAGTLVGIITNRDMRFEMDHSKAVSEVMTPTPLVTAQVGVTADAALGLLRRHKIEKLPIVDGAGKLRGLITVKDFVKTEQYPNATKDTDGRLLVGAAVGVGTDGHQRAMALADAGVDVLMVDTAHGHSRAVLETVARLKKELGDTVDVVGGNVATRAGAQALVDAGADAVKVGVGPGSICTTRVVAGVGVPQISAIYEADKACRPAGVPVIGDGGIQYSGDIVKAIAAGASSVMLGSLLAGTAEAPGEVILVNGKQYKTYRGMGSLGAMRSRGEVRSYSKDRYAQDDVLSEDKLVPEGIEGRIPFRGPLSGVVHQLVGGLRSGMGYAGAQTVAELQRAQLVRITSAGLKESHPHDVTMTVESPNYTTR; encoded by the coding sequence ATGACGAGCGACATCACCTCCGCCGACCTGCTCCGTTCCGAGGAGGAGGCGACAGCCCAGGCTGGAGAGAAGTTCGCGATGGTCGGGCTGACATTCGACGATGTGCTGCTGCTTCCCGCCGAATCGGATGTGATTCCGAGCACGGTGGACACCAGTACCCGGCTGTCACGCAATGTCGTGTTGCGCGTACCGCTGTTGTCGGCGGCCATGGACACGGTCACCGAGGCACGTATGGCCATCGCGATGGCCCGCCAGGGAGGGATGGGCGTGCTGCAACGCAACATGCCCATCGAGGAGCAGGCGCAGGCTGTGGAGATCGTGAAGCGGTCGGAAGCCGGGATGGTGACCGACCCGGTCACCTGCTCGCCCCACGACACGCTGGCCGAGGTCGACGCCCTGTGCGCGCGGTTTCGCATCTCCGGTGTTCCCGTCACCGACGCCGCGGGCACGCTCGTGGGCATCATCACCAACAGGGACATGCGGTTCGAGATGGACCACAGCAAGGCCGTCAGCGAAGTCATGACCCCCACCCCGTTAGTGACGGCACAGGTCGGGGTGACGGCTGACGCCGCGCTCGGCCTACTGCGTCGGCACAAGATCGAGAAGCTGCCGATCGTGGACGGCGCGGGCAAGTTGCGTGGCCTGATCACTGTCAAGGACTTCGTCAAGACCGAGCAGTACCCCAACGCCACGAAGGACACCGACGGCAGGCTGCTCGTCGGTGCGGCCGTGGGAGTCGGCACCGACGGCCATCAGCGGGCTATGGCGCTCGCCGACGCCGGTGTGGACGTGCTGATGGTCGACACCGCGCACGGGCATTCGCGCGCCGTGCTGGAGACGGTAGCGAGGCTGAAGAAGGAACTCGGCGACACCGTCGACGTGGTCGGCGGCAACGTCGCCACGCGTGCCGGAGCGCAGGCATTGGTCGACGCGGGCGCGGACGCGGTGAAGGTCGGTGTCGGTCCCGGTTCCATCTGCACCACTCGGGTCGTGGCCGGGGTGGGCGTGCCACAGATCTCGGCGATCTACGAGGCCGACAAGGCGTGCAGGCCCGCAGGTGTCCCGGTGATCGGCGACGGCGGGATCCAGTACTCCGGTGACATCGTGAAGGCCATCGCGGCCGGGGCGTCGTCGGTGATGCTCGGCAGCCTGCTCGCGGGTACCGCCGAGGCGCCGGGTGAAGTGATCCTGGTCAACGGCAAGCAGTACAAGACCTACCGGGGTATGGGGTCGCTCGGCGCGATGCGTTCGCGCGGGGAGGTGCGCTCCTACTCCAAGGACCGCTACGCCCAGGACGACGTGCTCTCCGAGGACAAGTTGGTACCGGAAGGTATCGAGGGTCGCATTCCGTTTCGTGGCCCGTTGTCGGGGGTCGTGCATCAGCTCGTGGGAGGCCTGCGTTCGGGTATGGGATACGCGGGCGCGCAGACGGTCGCCGAGCTGCAGCGTGCGCAGTTGGTGCGCATCACGTCCGCGGGGCTGAAGGAAAGCCACCCGCACGACGTCACGATGACCGTGGAGTCCCCGAACTACACCACCCGGTAG
- a CDS encoding DUF5319 domain-containing protein: MQAVPHDLLPPDPFADDPNDPAKEIAAIDEPSGEPMSPDERSELLADLSDLAVYQALLEPRGIRGIVVDCGECDQPHYHDWHLLRASLEQLLADGQMRPHEPAYDPNPADYVSWDYCRGFADGITATESAY, encoded by the coding sequence GTGCAGGCCGTGCCGCACGATCTGTTGCCCCCAGACCCGTTCGCCGACGACCCGAACGACCCGGCCAAGGAGATCGCGGCCATCGACGAGCCCTCGGGCGAGCCGATGAGCCCGGACGAGCGTTCGGAGCTGCTCGCGGATCTCTCGGACCTCGCTGTCTACCAGGCGCTGCTGGAGCCACGTGGTATCCGAGGAATCGTCGTGGACTGCGGCGAATGCGACCAGCCTCACTATCACGACTGGCACCTACTGCGCGCGAGTCTGGAACAACTGCTCGCCGACGGGCAGATGCGCCCGCATGAGCCCGCATACGACCCCAACCCGGCCGACTATGTGAGCTGGGACTACTGCCGAGGGTTCGCTGACGGCATCACGGCCACCGAAAGCGCCTACTGA